The Vibrio rhizosphaerae genome contains the following window.
AAGATGTGGCGTGGGCGACGGTGATTTACCGCAATGCACTCGCGCAGGGCATTGGCGTCAAACTGAATCTTTGGGACGAGCCGGTATTGTGCTGAACGGACATCGTTCAGAAATGGTTCAAAACATGCCATGTTTCAGAGAATGAATAGCAAGGATCAAGCGATGACACAGAGATTAGAACCCGTCAATACACAAGACCAACTCCCCGCATCCACGCAAGTAGTGATTATCGGGGGCGGTATTATCGGTGTCAGTGCCGCGTTGGCACTGGCCGAGCGCAATATTCCGGTCGTCTTGCTGGAAAAAGGACAAATCGGCGCGGAACAGTCATCCCGTAACCTCGGCTGGATCCGTAAAACCAACCGACATGCTGAGGATGTGCCGCTGGCACAGGCCGCAGATCGACTCTGGGCTGAAATGCCGGCACGTCTTGAGCGTTCCGTCGGCTATCAGCAGTCCGGGATTCTTTTTGCGGCACGCAATGACAAACAGATGGCGATGTATCAAGAATGGCATCAATCCGTTGAGTCGTTACAACTGGATTCGCAACTCCTGAGCCCACAGCAGATTGATCAGTTGGCTCCCGGCGGCACTGAAAAATGGGTCGGTGGACTATATACCCCTTCCGACGGATTTGCTGAACCCGCGATAGCGACCAGTGCTATCGCTCAGCGAGCGATTGAAAAGGGGGCGGTGATGGTCCAGAACTGTGCCGTCAGGGCTCTCGCAACCGCCGGCGGTCGGATCAGTGGTGTAGTCACCGAACAGGGTGAAATCCGCTGCACTCAAGTGCTGCTTGCCAGCGGCGCATGGTCGCGACGTTTCTTAGGCAATCACGGTGTGTCGTTTCCGACATTACCGATTATCTGTTCCGTGTTGCGCACAAAAGCGACCCAAGGGCCGACGGATATTGCCTTTGCCGCGCCGGACTTTTCTTTTCGCCGACATGCCGACGGTGGATTTGTCATTACGCAGCGCGGGGCACTGGATGCGCCACTGACGCTGGATCATTTGCTGATCGGCATGCGTTATCTGGCGCAGTTACGGGCGCAGCGCAGTTATATGCGCGTGTCGCTCGGACGTCATTTCCTGCGGGATCTGACTTTGCCACGACGCTGGAAGGCGAACGATGTTTCTCCGTTCGAACGGATACGAACCCTGAACCCGTCGGTGAATGAAGGGATTAACCAAGAAGCGCTGACCAATCTTGCCAAGGCCTGGCCGATGTTCGCAGGGATAGGGATTGATGAAAGCTGGGCCGGGCTGATTGATGTGACGCCGGATTCATTACCGGTGATTGATCACATCGGTGCCATTCCCGGCCTGACCATCGCAACCGGTTTTTCCGGCCACGGATTTGGTACCGGCCCGGCAGCAGGACAGCTCGCCGCAGATTTAGTGTCGGATGTGACACCGATTGTCGATCCGAAACCTTATCGGTTTGAACGGTTTTAAATAAGGACGTTGTTTTTATTCATGAGAGGGATTTCACATGAGCAATCACACCCATGTACAAAGTATGGATACTGCGGGACTGTCAATGACACCCCGTTCACCGTTAAAAATGCGTTTGCCGACCATGATGGCCGTCTGTATCGGTCTGGTGATCGTGCAGGGCGCAATGATTTCTGCAACGCAAGGCATCGGGATGGGCGGTATGTCGTTCATCACCGCGATGGTGGCGGCATTGGCGCTCTCCCAGTTTAATGCCATGAGTTTTGCCGAGTTGTCTCTGATGTTTCCGCAAGAGGGCACCTTAGCCACCTATACGCAAAAAGCGATAGGTCACTTCCCGGCGATTGTCGCGGTGTTTGCCGGTTATGTCGTGGTGGCTATTCTGGCCATTCCGGTGGAAATGTTTCTGGTCGATGCCATGTTAGCGCAGCTGTTTCCGGGGATGCTGCCGGATAAGGTCGTGCCGTTACTGATTTTACTGGGACTCACGATGACCAATCTGGTTGGCGCTGATGTCTTTGCCCGTGTGCAGAATATTCTGGCATTTGTGCTGGTCAGTGCCTTGATTCTGGTTGGACTGACCGCGATTACCGGCCTGAGTCAGCCGCATCCGGATCTAGCCGATAAAGCTGTTGACTGGAGTTTCAGCGGCGTGTGGAACGGTCATTTTATCGGGTTGATCGCTTTAGCGATGTGGATGATGGTCGGGGTGGAGTTTATCTGTCCGATGGTCAACGATGTCAGACAGCCGCGCAAGAACATTCCCCGGGCGATGCATTTGTCACTGTTCTTTATTTTTCTCATCTTTTTAGCATTTGCCTATGGTGCCAGCCTTTATTTAGACATTGATACACTGGTTGGATCGCCTTTGCCGTATCTGGATTACGCCCATGCTGTTTTCGGCCAGAGTGGGTTAGTGATTGCAACCGTGATGGCGCTCGCTGCCACCTGTAGCACCATCAATACCGTACTGGCTTCGGTACCGAAAATGCTGCACGGCATGGCGATGCAAAAGCAGGCTTTTCCACAGCTCAAAGCCATCAATCGCTTCAATGCGCCCTGGGCGGCGATCATGATGCTCTCTGTCTGTACCGCGATTTCTTATTTCAGCTTTGAGATTGATGCGTTGATCGTACTGGTGATTGCGGCAACGACCAGCTGGCTGTTGGCCTATATCGTAGCGCATATTGATGTGATTGTTCTGCGTCGGCGGCTGCCGCAGCAAGAGCGTCCCTATCGGACACCATTTTACCCGTGGCCTCAGGTGATCGGGATTGTCAGTATGCTGTATGTGGCATTGAATAATTCACCGGATCCGAATATGACCCGGATGGTGTACACCATCACCGGTGGTATTTTGTTGGTGATTAGTCTGATTGCGGCATTATGGGTGAAATTTTACATGAAACGCGGCTTGTTTGAGCCCGATGTCGATTAAGCGTTGCCCTGTGGCGGGGTGACCGTCACAGGGAGATTAAGGCAGAAGCGGGGGAAGCTGATGATTTTCTTGTTTTGCATATGCCTGCGGTGTACATCCGAATAAAGCTTTAAAGGCACTAATAAAACTACTCACACTTTTGTAGCCAAGTTCATAGGCGACGCGACTGGTGCTTTCCCCCTGCCTTAAAATCTCCAGTGTACTGATCAAGCG
Protein-coding sequences here:
- a CDS encoding NAD(P)/FAD-dependent oxidoreductase, which produces MTQRLEPVNTQDQLPASTQVVIIGGGIIGVSAALALAERNIPVVLLEKGQIGAEQSSRNLGWIRKTNRHAEDVPLAQAADRLWAEMPARLERSVGYQQSGILFAARNDKQMAMYQEWHQSVESLQLDSQLLSPQQIDQLAPGGTEKWVGGLYTPSDGFAEPAIATSAIAQRAIEKGAVMVQNCAVRALATAGGRISGVVTEQGEIRCTQVLLASGAWSRRFLGNHGVSFPTLPIICSVLRTKATQGPTDIAFAAPDFSFRRHADGGFVITQRGALDAPLTLDHLLIGMRYLAQLRAQRSYMRVSLGRHFLRDLTLPRRWKANDVSPFERIRTLNPSVNEGINQEALTNLAKAWPMFAGIGIDESWAGLIDVTPDSLPVIDHIGAIPGLTIATGFSGHGFGTGPAAGQLAADLVSDVTPIVDPKPYRFERF
- a CDS encoding APC family permease → MSNHTHVQSMDTAGLSMTPRSPLKMRLPTMMAVCIGLVIVQGAMISATQGIGMGGMSFITAMVAALALSQFNAMSFAELSLMFPQEGTLATYTQKAIGHFPAIVAVFAGYVVVAILAIPVEMFLVDAMLAQLFPGMLPDKVVPLLILLGLTMTNLVGADVFARVQNILAFVLVSALILVGLTAITGLSQPHPDLADKAVDWSFSGVWNGHFIGLIALAMWMMVGVEFICPMVNDVRQPRKNIPRAMHLSLFFIFLIFLAFAYGASLYLDIDTLVGSPLPYLDYAHAVFGQSGLVIATVMALAATCSTINTVLASVPKMLHGMAMQKQAFPQLKAINRFNAPWAAIMMLSVCTAISYFSFEIDALIVLVIAATTSWLLAYIVAHIDVIVLRRRLPQQERPYRTPFYPWPQVIGIVSMLYVALNNSPDPNMTRMVYTITGGILLVISLIAALWVKFYMKRGLFEPDVD